The Scleropages formosus chromosome 3, fSclFor1.1, whole genome shotgun sequence genome contains the following window.
GATGACCACCACTCATCCTCCCCCACTAAGGAAACATTTAACCATAAACTTCAGCTATTTAAACCCACATGCTTAGACTTGATAATTTTCCAGGCTGCTAGTGAAAAGGCCTGATTCTCCCAGTTTTAGCAACTTtgataaatacatttcttgCAAGAATGTCAGGAACGATGTTACCCTCTAATATGTACTTAAAGCCCAAAAAAATGAAGCCTAAGCTAAAAGTAAtaagtaaaaggaaaaagataCTGCCAAGTCCCAGCCTCGTTCTGACAtaattatccaaaaaaaaaaaaaaattctttccatttccattcTTTTTCAGCTTATTAAATTGTTcggaatttaaaaacatattgtaaAGGTAAGATGGTAATaaggtaaataaacaaaagatgAGGTTAACAGAATCACCACACTGCACTACTACAACTCCATGAGAGCCCGAATGTCCTCAATGCGCGACTGTTTGCGTTCCTCTGCATTCTTCATCCCAAAGGCCTTCTCCACTAGTTTCTGCTTCTTTTGCTGTATCTCAACCATGTTCTCCTCCACAGAGTCCTTCACGATAAACTGTGGTAAAGGAGAAATTGTTACTTTTTGGTTTGAACAGAGTTGCAGTTTGACTTCTGTAGTTGATCTGTGACACACCCTTAGGAacaagatggggggggggggggggggactgaacAAAGCAGGGGTGCCTTATCTTAAGCTAAGTGGAAGACATGAGGAAAGCTCACCTTGATAATTACCACATCAACCTTCTGCCCCAGCCTATGGCATCTGTCAAAACACTGGTCCTCAGCTGCTGGGTTCCATGCCTGTAACAGAACCATGGGCTTGGAATGTAAAATAACACATGCAGCAATGGACTTCCAAAAGCCATACTGAAAATGTGGCTGCTTGAGGGGGGGTCTGACCGGTGTCGTCACTCACAGGGTCCATGAGGAACACACGGGAAGCAGCAGTCAGGTTGAGccccacccctccagccttcagCGACAGCAGCATGATGGTGGGGCTTCCCTGGGCAGTGTCCTGGAAGGCCTGTATGGCCTTAACCCTGCTCTTCTGGTTCATGGAACCATCCAGGCGTGTGAAGTCGAAGCCATGTTGCCTGTACCGGGGTCCAGTGATCAGAACAAACAACACCCACAGGTCACATGGTGCAGCACTAACAAAACTCCAATGATTCTACCGATCCACATAAACCCGAAAATagctaaattacatttttttttttttttagcagatgattttcttcaaagcaagaCAGTAATTATTAACTAGTACTTGCCTGAtacctttattcaaggtgagtttagatacactgcactaaactccctacagtcacaCTTACACAGAAGAGGAACAAACACTCTTGCACACACAAGCAAAACATGATGAAATAAGCACGCAGATAGAAGAAACAAGAATAAATGCATAGACAAATTACAGTAGTACAGTAATACAGAACTCAGTACTGCTGCCATTAGGAGGCCACCACTCCGACAGGGAGGACTCATTATCGATCCTAGCGAGCGTTGCCAGTTGCACTCTTTGCAACAGCACAGCTGACAAGTCTATTGCTAAATTTGCCCCTAAGTTTAGTCAGGATTGCAAACATAGGGTGAGGGTCATTACCCATCGTGGACAGGAGTTTGTTCAGAGTCCTTTTCTTCCTCCAGGTAGTCACGATTCACTCCCAGAATGGAACCAGCCTCGAGTAATatattactttattaatttgCCCTATATACTGCTCTATCCCTTTTCTCATATCGTTGCATTTGGATCCTCTCAGATTAGATAAACAATGTGGAAAGCCTACCTCAGTGGGACTTCAAGCAGAGACAGGAAACTGGTAAACTGAGACACCACcaaacttttgattttgggaTCTTGACTGCGCAGCTGAAACAGGTGGACCATCAAAGCATCCACCTATGTGCAGACATGCCACAAACAATCAACACAAACAAGCAGTGAGCGCACATTGTTAGAGAGCTCCACCACTTTTGCAGGAATATATCATCAGTTTCAAAAACCTTTTCCCTATATGTTTCCTTAAATTACAACCATTTCAAACATGCTCCCATTGTACCTTGGAGCTAGACAGGCACTCATCTTTATCTTGAGCTGCATCCAGAttctcctgctctcctgggTATTCCACCAGCTCTTTGATGTTGAGCTGCATCCGGCACAATGGGCATTTGGCATTTTCCTGAGGAATAAAGGAAGAACAGCTCGGCTAACGTGACCGGATGACACAATGCCTGCAAATGTAGCCAGGTCAAGCTTAAAACTGAAAGCACACATTTATTTGACAGTACTCTAAGGAACGGCACACAACAGAAACTAATGGGCAAGGGGGCATGGCCCTGACCTTTTCCGAGCGGATGACCTCACAGATGCAGGGCTTACAGTACACATGGGCACAGTAAGTGATGACAGGCTGACGGAGGGAGTCCAGGCACACGGCACACTCCTCATCTGAGCCAGAACTCAGAACCAGACTAATCTTCTTCACCAGATACTGCCGAAGTTCATCAGGTGTGCTCGCCTTCTCTTTAGTCCCAAAGGAATGAGAGGGAAAGTACAATTTAAACCCCACACGGTAGTTTACATCAAAACCTCAACGGCTCAATGGGGTAAAACTGAGCCAAGCAGCCATCAGGTAAATCGTACTCATTTACTTTCTTGGAAAATACTTtaacaaacagcaaaaatacccatgcgaggcatggtggtgcagcaggggcTGCATAGTGCCATGGCTGTCAGACATATGTTCAAACCCAGGTAGtctggaatttgcatgttcacaTGCACTTCCCTCAGGTGCGTCAATCTCCTCCcgcattccaaagacatgtttcaaatCGACCAGTGGGCATAAATCCTCCATCGTGCATATGAGTAAATTAACATGTCTGTGCTTGCTTTGAAATGGACCAACGTCCCATCCAGAATGTACCGTCCCTGCCTAGCATCGTacgtttctgggataggctccagagcCCCCATGTTGCCtaaggataagcagttattacTATGTGACCCATGTTCACCACCTTCCCCTGCAATACAGTATACACTGAAGCAAGTGATCAAAGACATTTACAGTAGCCCTCTGGAACATGAACTCAGTTCAGAATCATACTCTAGGAGTAGAAATGTGTACTTTTGCCACCAGACTGACCTGTGGGGCCTGCTGGGGTGGCAGCACCCTCCAGTAGCTGAGGATGGCAACAGAACTGCCGCAACCTGACCAGGATAGCCAGCACATCTGCGTAGTTAGTCAGCACGGTGCCCTCTCTGAAGTACCTGGAGGTAAGTCACAGGAGCACACTGGTTGAGGAATAAGCATAGGTCCAGTCCCACAGCCACCTGGTCAGAGCAGCCCGTACCGTTTTATTATGGCCCTGCTGTCTTTCCTAACCCTCTCGTACCGCCGTCTCTCGTCCTCAGTGAGAGTCACGTGTTCAACAAACACCTTCTTCTGTGGCAGTTCCACCAGCAGCCGGCCACCCACTCTGCTGTTCTTAGTGCGTCTCAGGGTGATTCCCTTCACTAGAGCCTGCAGATTCCTAACAGGCCAACAGCAATGAGTGAAAAAGAGAGCACATTTCCTCTGAAGCAGGGCTTCTGAGGAGCAAGTCACAAAGGGcaagatcccccccccccgccatggGATTGTATAAAGAGAACAGTCAACTTGGTAGGGCTGTGTACTAGAGAACCACACAAGGCAAGATCGCTATAGACCACGAAAGCCAATCCAGTAAGAGCACAAAGATTTTCCATGGACACCTACTGAAGCCCAGAGTGGTCACCCAACATGACAGGCCTCTGGATGACTCTGTTCCACCACTCCCTTATATCAAAGGGTTTGAGCTTCAGGAAAGAGATGAGCATCCACAGGTCTTTCAGGGAGTTCTGGACTGGAGTGCCTGATGACCAAAGGATGAAACAAACCATATGACCTAGCACCACTTTATGCAGAAACAATGACTTTAATTGAAGACACAAAGtaaaaggcagttttttttttctgtaccaaCTTGAACAAATTAGAAGCAATCTCAGacagaataaaaacaacagatgCACAAAGGAGAGTCTGAGTCCTGGCTGAGTCACTTATCTCACCTGACAAGACCCAGCGTCGCTCTGCGGTCAGAGCCAGCACAGCCTTGCTCTGCAGCGCCGCAGGATTTCGGACAATGTGCCCCTCATCCAACACCACCCGTAGCCAGCTCACTGCCTGCAGTGGGCTGCTCCTTTTGTCCTAAATGGAAGCCATAAAGTCAGGTCATCTTCAGCTGGCCTCAGGCTGAAGATGCTGATAAATTTAAAGAGCAAACTGAAGACATTGTGAAGAATGTGTTCaaggaaaatatttcagcatcaGCCTTGTTTAAAAaggtcattttcacatttcGGACTGTAATTCTGACAACGGAACACCTATAGTcggaagagagagagggaaagaacaGAAGTCACAGGCCACTGGCTGCTCACCGTGTAGTCTGTACTGAGGATGTTATATGTGGTCAGTACCACATCCTGCTTGGCCAGGAACTTGGGGTCACGGATCCGTTCTGTACCATAGTACACATGCACATTCATCTTCACATCTGCAGATACATGCTGCTCAAATTGGTCCTGGAACAGCACATAGACAACGAGGTCAATCCTTCCCGCTAAATGGTACCGTTACAGCTACAGCAGAAGTTGTAGACTCATGCAGCGAGAGGAAAACGCATGCATAACAACGAACAAAATGAGAGAGCGCCCCCTTCCGACAGATCAGGCTTCACACACCAACCAATTGCTGAGCACAGAGAGGGGGCACACAATCAGGGTGGCTCTGGCTCCTACACTTTTCCCAGTCTTGCCCTGTGTGTCATCACCCCCTGAAGAGaatgaaagagaaacacacagtgtaCTCAGAAACTAACCTCAGAGTGAAGACAACAGCTTAAATTATGCCATCAAAAGCAGTCACTTTACTTTGTGTTCTATACCACATGATCACAAAGATTTTTTGCCTGCGgtgtttgtttatattatacgtatattcacattttttcatttaactgatgctcttctcaaaagcagcttacaatgatttacccatttatgccggtgactaatttttactggagcaattacgGGTCGGTGCCTTGAACAAGGGCATTACAGtaagaggtgagatttgaatctgaATCCTTTGAGtcccaaaggcagtggctcgaaccactacgctacctgctgccattTTAATGTACACATATTATATGAGGGTGAGTCAAAGTATTCACAGTAATGCTTTTACTAtgaatactttttgacttactcCCAAATTTATATAATTTCTTTTAGTAGTGCTTAGTGCTGTATTTAGAGTGTGTTCTGTAATATTCCAATATTGCATACCTAACTTTCTGTGCATCAGAATGGTTAAGGGGTGTTGatcaaaaaaagcaacacaaaactTGAAGAAAAATTATACCCTCACTCTTCTTGTGGGCTTTCTTCTTCTGAGAACTCGGTCCCTGCAGAAATTCGCCCAGGGCAGCTGCAAAGTCACTGTCctcagacagaatgacagacccTGCAAACACAGCAACGTCCCAACAACTTTCAAAACTGAGCGAGTCACAATCCTGAGGGCTGAACGTGGAGGCCATGGAGCTACATGAACAACAAAATCCATTTTCTCAATTATCTTGAGAACCATTTCCTTTTAACatctaaaaacacaaatacagaaacagaggaaaacaaagcCACAAAAGTACAACTCAGTTATGACCACGAGCCCAGAAAAacagcactgagcaccagagACGCACCAGAGACACTACAGAGGACTTACCCTTTGTGGAGCTGGTGGATGTTTCCCCTTTGCTTTCTTTGCGCTTAGCTGAAATGTAGAGCAACAGTAAAATCCACTTTAATCGCCCGATTACAACTTTCACAAGACAAGTGTGCTGTAACATAACATTACAGGACTTACTTAGCATAAGCCCTTATCCAGAGGAAGTTACAATAATGTGCAATTTTATATTCTCTATTCTGTCAAATagttattaatttgttcattcaaTTTCCTTGGCAGCTTGTCAGTACTAAAGAGGCCATGCaaaagcacagggtgcgaggcagggggAAACCCTGGAAAGGAGATGAGCAAGGGTAGTGTAGCAGGAGGTTAGATTTTAACCTGGGAACTTTCAGACAACGCttgctctctgtcacacacatgtGAAATCCAATATACTTTAAAGAAATTCATATTAAGGCTCCAACTGCAATGTTCCTCTTAATAAGCGTGATTGGCTTCCTGGCCACAAACCACACTTACACATGATCCTAGGTGATGAATTGCTCACCTCTCTTCTTGGGTGCCACACCTTCTCCAGCATCATCTGAGTCAGAGATGACAATTACATCGCTAGCTTCTGAACCCCTTTaggaaagagaaaagacagATGTTCAGTTGGAGCTGAAGCTGCTGGAGCTTCAACACACCAAGCTCCCCGCAGAGGTGTGAAACAACAAGACAGGACAGGCTGGTAAGCCCACTTCAGCCATACTCATCCTTTACCTTTTAGGATGAGAAGAGCTTGCAGAAACTTTTGGCGTTTCCTCTGCAAAATGGCTTCTGCTCCTCTctgagaaaaagcagaaaattgaGATGATCAGCTTGCTCTCCAATGATGTTCTCCACTGAGATCTAGCCATTAAACTGTGGAACAACTTTTCTACACTTCACAGTGCTGAAGAAAAGCTAGACCTGGACAGTGCAGAGCCCTGCTATCAAGCATCGTTACCTGATTCCAAAGACGAATTCCTTCCCTTGACCATTTTGGGAACCCTAACCTAAAGAAGAGGAGTGAGAAAAAGCTGAATGCATTCAGTGCTCTTTGAATATCAATGTCTTCTTACTGCAAGGCCACCAATCTTGCTGCTTTAGATTCTTACCGCTGACTTTGGTGAAGCTGCACACTTCTGCAGAGGCAAAGGCTTCCCATTGTGGAAATTTGTGAGGATCAGGGCAATTGTAGTAAGGGTTTTTCCCTAAAACACAAACCAGAGAAGATGTTTACACTGCATCAGCCCATTATGTGGAGTACATCAGCCAGTTCAATTTTCAAATCATCTAACAATTTtgtgaaatccaaaaaaaatggTATTGGTCTACTCACAACCAATTACAAAACATGGGTTTCACAGATTCATATGTGAACTGGCGTCTGTTTTCTCACCAGTCCCATGTCATCAGCTAGGATTCCTCCCTGGACCTTGTCTGGCCTTTCCTTCACAGCGAAGTTGGTGAGGACATTGAGGTACAGGTTGTTCTGCTGCTCCCAGAAAGGGGGAAGGTCATTGCTGTTCTCCCGCGAGGCCATCCAGGCCAGAGCCTGTTTCTGATGTGGAAGCAGCGGCGTGCCCACGGCCTGAAAGCACCAAGCACAACAGCACATAGCAGCCAAACTCATTAATGGCAACGGTTACCTGGGTGCTCCTCACCTCACGGTGCCTCAAAACCAGGAGTGGGATCCCAGCTTGGGCTCTTATGACTTATATTGTTGAGACGTGTTCTATGGTTGTGCCCAATATACAGGTGATATTCTTAAGGCACTGGACTTCTGAAAACGGTGTCAAAAGGACCAAATACCGGGAGGGTAACTTCTGGTACTAATTAGTGTAACTATTGAGGGGAAGGCAGAAAGTTCTTACAGCAAATAAAGTGCGTGAATTGTCagaaaggtaaataaaaatggcaTACAGCAGTGTCTCAGGGTACACTGAGCATGAACCCACTACATAAAGTCATGAAACACAGGTGAAAATGACATGGGAACTTATGACAAGCATGGAGCTCTgtcttgaaaataaacaaaccacAATAAACAGAGTTTCAAAGAAGAATAAGTAAGAGTTCGTACCAGTGATTAGGATATGGCTCCATCACAGCTGAAAGGCTACCTGGTTACATGAATGACACTTAAAACAAAGCTGAccgaaagtaaaaaaaaaaaaaaaaaaagagggaaatcTGAcctctgctgcctccatctCCCGAGTCTTGTCTTCCATGAGGTCATCGAAGAGTTTGTCAAAGACGTTCTTCAGCTGAGACACAGGAAACTGGTCAAAGTCTAGGCAGATTAAGGATACCCTGACCTCCTAAACAAACTACAATcaaagcaggtggcatagtggttagtgctgcgaggttcagatcccatctcctgctgtaatacaggcttaaaattttaagttactCTACGGGGGGAATAatcaactaaatgtaaaaagcaaatgtaaaaagCAAATGTACTACAGGTgttaatgacaaaaataatttaaaaaacacatgtgGATTACAAAACATGTAACATTTGAAGCATACATTACCAAATCAagttgggcttttttttttttttttaaagcaccgTAATGCCACAGTGCATGTCTCTAACAACACACATTTAAGCAATAAAGGCAAGACACAGTGGTTGCATGATTCGTCTACTTTCACCACAGGGCAATAAGGTGAGCTCTGTGAAGTCgacccccctacaaacagcacaaatgaagaaaatcttatgattcattagtgctacatttgtgccttTGCAGTTCTTGAGATATTAACGTTTATTCCGAAGTGTTGTCGCTCCAACCCTCTACAATGCCGCAGACATTTTAACTGGGGCTCATTCATTAGCGCTACACTTGTGCCCATTTGTGCCGTTCAAACCGTAGTCCTCTCTctcttacttttttaaatagaaaagaTATTATTTCACGTGAGGTCACCCAGGACCGTGAACCCCGGTTCCAtctcttattttttaaatattaaaggaTATATTACATATGACATTACTGCGGTATTTCAGATCTCAGGTATTAATGATTATATGACACGTTATTTCTGGCGATATTCATAACATGTACATTATGACTTGCAGTCCATACATTACTACTGTCTGTTACCTGTCCCACTTTACACTCATGTTGCGGTTGAACACAATGGAAAAACTGCTTCTGTTCAATGAACGGTATTACAtgtattcaattagcagatgcttttctccaaagtgacgtacatctcatagaaaatacaatgtgtgcattacattaggagaaagagacatagctgcagatgtgtgattcttaagtagttccTTAagtagtttccttcaccatatgcaccgacgttcatcacacaagtagctgcataaaactttaccagaaatCGCCGATTCccaatcaccttcctagtagcttttttttttttttttttggaaatacatataaacatttacagcacTGATTCACCCAATTCGACACACCGagtagggaaaaaaacactactgttaagggtaaggtttttttttttttctttttctaaaatcaACAACAGAACTCAACATATATACAAGTTCACGGCAATGTTTCCAGCATGCTGTGTACACTACACGTgttgttctgtaaaaaaaaaataaaaaaaatactgacaacagaaaacatgaagcGATAAACAAACATGTGCTGGAAAATTGCTGCTTCTCTTGTTCCAGTCTGGAAGTTGTGTGTGGGCAGTCACATCTCCCGACCGCCGCTAATGTAGCGCTGGGGCCCAGATCCGGCCTCATTCTATGCTATTGCGTATATATATAGTTGTTCAGTGTAAAGTTTCTTCACATATTATTTTCTTCATTGGAAATTTCTATTTTTGGTAAAAACTGTagataataaaacacatttcaatagTATAATAACCCTGTGGCATCACATGGACTCCCTCCCCACCAAAAGGATTCTGGGTCCTTGTAAAgacttatttcattttagtgtgtttaattacagcacagcatccactttgattttttgtttgtttaaagtaTTGTGATATTGGAAGATTTTGAGGAACAATGTCCTACCGGAACTGAGTATGTAAGAGTAGTTTAAGAAGtattcataaataataatttttttctcataagttacatttctcaaaaacaaTTAGTTTGCAGATTTTCCAAAAACTTCGTAAATTCGTATTTTTCATTGCCATATCCGTAATTTCAACCGTAGTATTTTAGGGAGATGTTGCCGTCGAAGCCGAATAACTTCAACACAGGAGGGAGAGAACGAGCAATTTTACAGAACGTTTATTTCCTTATGTTTTCTGTTAAGTCAGCATTGTTTAACAGAACAACACATGTGCTGTGTGTACAGGACGCTGCAAACGTTGCAGTGAATTTGTACAAGTTTTGAGTTctgttgttcatttaaaaaaataaaaaataaaaaaaaaacctcgaCGTTAACTGTACagaaaccccccacccccaatcaTTGCATCAACCTGGGTGAATCAATACTTTTTTCCATCATGTTTGAACACAACATGGACCGGTGAGTGTGAAGTGGGACAGGCAAAAGGCGTATTATTTGGACTGCGAGTCATGAATGTACATGTCATGAATTTCGCTAGAAATAACGTGTCACATAATCACTAATACCTGAAATACCGCATTGATGTAATGTGTAACGTatccttttacatttaaaaagtaaaagagatggAACCGCGGTTcgaacggcacaaatgtagcgtTAATGAATGAGCCCGAATTCGAGTTTCTCCAGCATTGTAGGGGGGCTGGTGACGTCACaggtgaaccagctcgcagaatggtgtaaagacaacaatctcTTAATGTTGACAAGACTAAgatgattgttgacttcaggagaacCCAAGCAGACCACTCGCCACTGCACATCtatggaacaactgtggagagagtcaaaagctccaagtttcttggtgtgcacgtgacggaggacctctcctggactctcaacaccacctgcctagccaagaaggcccagcagcgtcttCAATTCTtacagaggctgaagagagccaaagtCCCCCCTCTCACCCTCactaccttctacagagggacgatagagagcgtcctgaccagctgtctcaccgtgtggtacaggaactgcacagtctctgaccACAAGACCTACAGCGAGCtctaagaacagctgaaaagatcatcggaatCCCTCTTCCTACCATCAACTCCTCAAACAAAAACGGCTGCATCCGCAAAGTCACCAGCATCGCGGTCGACCCCAAACGcggactcttcgccctgttgccgTCCGGCAGGAGGTACGGGAACACCCGTACCTCcgccagcagactccgcaacagtttcttccctgaggcagtcagattattCAACACCTTGCTGGCTCCAACgttcacctggcacagtcaaacagctaaccctgcatgactccatacactacaaactgcctccAGTTTACAGTCCATATCCGCATCCacatcctgtgtatttattactgCCTTGTACCCTATTCTGTGTCGCActatggtctccggagaaacgacatttcgatCCACCGTATAcgagctatatagaggaatgaccaTAAAAACAACTTTAACTTCTAGTGCAAActctgaggttctcggttctgggtccgttgtggtggaatgaccttcccctatcactcagaactgcggaaactctgtctatgttcaagaagggtctaaaaacccaccttttccagatccactttacTCAGGATCTCTCCaactcatttatggtgtaactgttcacgcatcgtaactccgtaagcatccccagatacaacctttattcagccactgctctcgcattgtacttgcttatttgtgtatcttataatattaaaaaaaaaaaaaaaattaaaaaaactggcgggagggtatcgggatttctctgtcctgtgttttatgcacctactcaaacgaacctcggtgcagcaagtggtaggtaacaaactaggttt
Protein-coding sequences here:
- the hltf gene encoding helicase-like transcription factor isoform X1 codes for the protein MQFARSSRRRRFGLELRFADVFGVESADRDRDRDRDSLSQVLRRTEQQQEPAEEEQEGHVLFGTLQGSVVGLRYYTGVVNKGEMVSLVREPQNPYDRNAVMVTNVYGNQVGHIRRQLAAPMAHIMDNNLAKVEGVVPYRTNNQFTMPVHLSFWGKEEKRMEVVNELSNHGFKLAPGSKGLSASGQGPSRAGTTLERFWTVPRKTTAVALTPEQLKNVFDKLFDDLMEDKTREMEAAEAVGTPLLPHQKQALAWMASRENSNDLPPFWEQQNNLYLNVLTNFAVKERPDKVQGGILADDMGLGKTLTTIALILTNFHNGKPLPLQKCAASPKSAVRVPKMVKGRNSSLESERSRSHFAEETPKVSASSSHPKRGSEASDVIVISDSDDAGEGVAPKKRAKRKESKGETSTSSTKGSVILSEDSDFAAALGEFLQGPSSQKKKAHKKSEGGDDTQGKTGKSVGARATLIVCPLSVLSNWLDQFEQHVSADVKMNVHVYYGTERIRDPKFLAKQDVVLTTYNILSTDYTDKRSSPLQAVSWLRVVLDEGHIVRNPAALQSKAVLALTAERRWVLSGTPVQNSLKDLWMLISFLKLKPFDIREWWNRVIQRPVMLGDHSGLQNLQALVKGITLRRTKNSRVGGRLLVELPQKKVFVEHVTLTEDERRRYERVRKDSRAIIKRYFREGTVLTNYADVLAILVRLRQFCCHPQLLEGAATPAGPTEKASTPDELRQYLVKKISLVLSSGSDEECAVCLDSLRQPVITYCAHVYCKPCICEVIRSEKENAKCPLCRMQLNIKELVEYPGEQENLDAAQDKDECLSSSKVDALMVHLFQLRSQDPKIKSLVVSQFTSFLSLLEVPLRQHGFDFTRLDGSMNQKSRVKAIQAFQDTAQGSPTIMLLSLKAGGVGLNLTAASRVFLMDPAWNPAAEDQCFDRCHRLGQKVDVVIIKFIVKDSVEENMVEIQQKKQKLVEKAFGMKNAEERKQSRIEDIRALMEL
- the hltf gene encoding helicase-like transcription factor isoform X4, with protein sequence MVSLVREPQNPYDRNAVMVTNVYGNQVGHIRRQLAAPMAHIMDNNLAKVEGVVPYRTNNQFTMPVHLSFWGKEEKRMEVVNELSNHGFKLAPGSKGLSASGQGPSRAGTTLERFWTVPRKTTAVALTPEQLKNVFDKLFDDLMEDKTREMEAAEAVGTPLLPHQKQALAWMASRENSNDLPPFWEQQNNLYLNVLTNFAVKERPDKVQGGILADDMGLGKTLTTIALILTNFHNGKPLPLQKCAASPKSAVRVPKMVKGRNSSLESERSRSHFAEETPKVSASSSHPKRGSEASDVIVISDSDDAGEGVAPKKRAKRKESKGETSTSSTKGSVILSEDSDFAAALGEFLQGPSSQKKKAHKKSEGGDDTQGKTGKSVGARATLIVCPLSVLSNWLDQFEQHVSADVKMNVHVYYGTERIRDPKFLAKQDVVLTTYNILSTDYTDKRSSPLQAVSWLRVVLDEGHIVRNPAALQSKAVLALTAERRWVLSGTPVQNSLKDLWMLISFLKLKPFDIREWWNRVIQRPVMLGDHSGLQNLQALVKGITLRRTKNSRVGGRLLVELPQKKVFVEHVTLTEDERRRYERVRKDSRAIIKRYFREGTVLTNYADVLAILVRLRQFCCHPQLLEGAATPAGPTEKASTPDELRQYLVKKISLVLSSGSDEECAVCLDSLRQPVITYCAHVYCKPCICEVIRSEKENAKCPLCRMQLNIKELVEYPGEQENLDAAQDKDECLSSSKVDALMVHLFQLRSQDPKIKSLVVSQFTSFLSLLEVPLRQHGFDFTRLDGSMNQKSRVKAIQAFQDTAQGSPTIMLLSLKAGGVGLNLTAASRVFLMDPAWNPAAEDQCFDRCHRLGQKVDVVIIKFIVKDSVEENMVEIQQKKQKLVEKAFGMKNAEERKQSRIEDIRALMEL
- the hltf gene encoding helicase-like transcription factor isoform X3 → MQFARSSRRRRFGLELRFADVFGVESADRDRDRDRDSLSQVLRRTEQQQEPAEEEQEGHVLFGTLQGSVVGLRYYTGVVNKGEMVSLVREPQNPYDRNAVMVTNVYGNQVGHIRRQLAAPMAHIMDNNLAKVEGVVPYRTNNQFTMPVHLSFWGKEEKRMEVVNELSNHGFKLAPGSKGGQGPSRAGTTLERFWTVPRKTTAVALTPEQLKNVFDKLFDDLMEDKTREMEAAEAVGTPLLPHQKQALAWMASRENSNDLPPFWEQQNNLYLNVLTNFAVKERPDKVQGGILADDMGLGKTLTTIALILTNFHNGKPLPLQKCAASPKSAVRVPKMVKGRNSSLESERSRSHFAEETPKVSASSSHPKRGSEASDVIVISDSDDAGEGVAPKKRAKRKESKGETSTSSTKGSVILSEDSDFAAALGEFLQGPSSQKKKAHKKSEGGDDTQGKTGKSVGARATLIVCPLSVLSNWLDQFEQHVSADVKMNVHVYYGTERIRDPKFLAKQDVVLTTYNILSTDYTDKRSSPLQAVSWLRVVLDEGHIVRNPAALQSKAVLALTAERRWVLSGTPVQNSLKDLWMLISFLKLKPFDIREWWNRVIQRPVMLGDHSGLQNLQALVKGITLRRTKNSRVGGRLLVELPQKKVFVEHVTLTEDERRRYERVRKDSRAIIKRYFREGTVLTNYADVLAILVRLRQFCCHPQLLEGAATPAGPTEKASTPDELRQYLVKKISLVLSSGSDEECAVCLDSLRQPVITYCAHVYCKPCICEVIRSEKENAKCPLCRMQLNIKELVEYPGEQENLDAAQDKDECLSSSKVDALMVHLFQLRSQDPKIKSLVVSQFTSFLSLLEVPLRQHGFDFTRLDGSMNQKSRVKAIQAFQDTAQGSPTIMLLSLKAGGVGLNLTAASRVFLMDPAWNPAAEDQCFDRCHRLGQKVDVVIIKFIVKDSVEENMVEIQQKKQKLVEKAFGMKNAEERKQSRIEDIRALMEL